A genomic segment from uncultured Desulfuromonas sp. encodes:
- a CDS encoding thioredoxin family protein, whose translation MVTMQILGTGCKKCTELAKNAEEAAGGLGLEYTLEKVTDLNQIVTFGCMTTPGLVINGQLVSQGKLLKPEQIGALLKK comes from the coding sequence ATGGTAACGATGCAGATTTTGGGAACCGGGTGTAAAAAATGTACTGAGCTGGCAAAAAATGCTGAAGAAGCTGCTGGTGGACTGGGGCTGGAATATACTTTGGAAAAAGTGACCGATCTGAACCAGATTGTGACCTTTGGTTGTATGACGACACCGGGGCTGGTGATCAATGGACAGCTGGTCAGCCAGGGAAAATTGCTTAAACCAGAGCAGATTGGTGCTTTGTTGAAAAAATAA